A genome region from Methylobacterium sp. FF17 includes the following:
- a CDS encoding restriction endonuclease has translation MGRRDRMWRADDPTTQGPAAKAPVICPLCERPIPPRAKSSLHHLTPKLKGGARAGTVRLHQICHSAIHARFSEAEIARRLADVDALRTDPEMAQFLAWVRTKPDDFHAATRMTRDRRGAKRDPY, from the coding sequence ATGGGACGACGGGACCGGATGTGGCGCGCGGACGATCCGACGACGCAGGGGCCGGCGGCGAAGGCCCCGGTCATCTGCCCGCTCTGCGAACGCCCGATCCCGCCACGCGCCAAGTCGAGCCTGCACCACCTCACCCCGAAGCTGAAGGGCGGGGCGCGAGCCGGCACGGTGCGGCTGCACCAGATCTGCCACTCGGCGATCCATGCCCGCTTCAGCGAGGCCGAGATCGCCCGCCGGCTGGCCGATGTCGATGCCCTGCGGACGGACCCCGAGATGGCCCAGTTCCTGGCCTGGGTCCGGACCAAGCCCGACGACTTCCATGCGGCGACGCGGATGACCCGAGACCGGCGCGGCGCCAAGCGCGACCCGTACTGA
- a CDS encoding alpha/beta hydrolase — MRFLLSLLLTVPLALYAVVLLLLGVFQRHLIYPGAFRSPAPASSREAPAGTQAISLETADGERLLGFWRPPAPGCAVVLSFHGNGSRPEPAAARFAGAPWRDRGWGLLAIAYRGYPGSTGSPSEDGLIADAAAAYGAIAARAPGAPVLLHGHSLGAAVAVAAAASVPHLGLYLEAPFDSLAAVAAARFPYLPTGLLLRDTFRSDERLGQAGGPVLIVHGTRDRVVPLSHARRLAERGGARVRLVVLDGDHVSILGAQDAEAEALFRPADSSATPCRHASAQAP; from the coding sequence ATGCGCTTCCTCCTCTCGCTCCTCCTCACGGTGCCGCTGGCGCTCTACGCGGTCGTGCTGCTCCTGCTCGGCGTGTTCCAGCGCCACCTGATCTATCCGGGCGCGTTCCGCAGCCCCGCGCCCGCCTCGAGCCGCGAGGCCCCAGCCGGAACGCAGGCGATCAGCCTGGAAACTGCGGATGGCGAGCGCCTCCTCGGCTTCTGGCGCCCGCCCGCCCCGGGCTGCGCCGTGGTCCTCAGCTTCCACGGCAACGGCTCGCGGCCCGAGCCGGCGGCCGCGCGCTTTGCCGGCGCGCCCTGGCGGGACCGGGGCTGGGGTCTGCTCGCCATCGCCTATCGGGGCTATCCGGGCTCGACGGGCAGCCCGAGCGAGGACGGGCTGATCGCCGATGCCGCCGCGGCCTACGGGGCGATCGCGGCGCGGGCCCCTGGGGCCCCGGTGCTGCTGCACGGCCATTCCCTCGGTGCCGCCGTGGCGGTGGCGGCCGCGGCATCGGTGCCGCATCTCGGCCTCTACCTGGAGGCGCCGTTCGATTCTCTCGCAGCGGTGGCGGCGGCCCGCTTTCCCTACCTGCCGACCGGCCTCCTGCTGCGCGACACCTTCCGCTCGGATGAGCGCCTCGGACAAGCCGGCGGCCCGGTCCTGATCGTCCACGGCACCCGAGACCGGGTCGTACCCCTGTCGCATGCCCGGCGCTTGGCCGAGCGGGGCGGCGCGCGCGTCCGCCTCGTCGTCCTTGACGGCGACCACGTCTCGATCCTCGGCGCGCAGGACGCGGAGGCGGAGGCCCTGTTCCGCCCGGCGGACAGCTCGGCCACGCCCTGCCGTCACGCGTCCGCGCAGGCACCTTAG
- a CDS encoding zinc metalloprotease — MSGTPREAVIGLSANVLLVGLIVGVLGFGIGAGALDGSGAAFSFVMAVWVLGLCVHAFGHALAARRWGLPGTEALTLDPRRLPNRVATLLLPVVLTVLAGFGFPGGVSDAATEPDPGRRSATALAGPAMSLAFLLLLAALYALARPEAETLRAVLAVSVLFQGTALILGLMPVPGLDGYDILRPWLPNAWAWTERMARHSGFVLLGLFLVSSAFSRPLFGASLRLTAALAIDLSDVIAGYRLIRLW, encoded by the coding sequence ATGAGCGGGACCCCACGCGAGGCGGTGATCGGCCTCAGCGCCAATGTGCTCCTCGTCGGCCTGATCGTCGGCGTCCTCGGCTTCGGCATCGGCGCCGGGGCCCTGGATGGGTCGGGGGCGGCCTTCAGCTTCGTGATGGCGGTGTGGGTCCTGGGCCTGTGCGTGCATGCGTTCGGCCATGCTCTCGCGGCGCGGCGCTGGGGCCTGCCCGGGACCGAGGCCCTGACCCTCGATCCAAGGCGCCTGCCCAATCGCGTGGCGACCCTGCTCCTGCCGGTCGTCCTCACGGTCCTGGCCGGGTTCGGCTTTCCCGGCGGGGTGTCCGATGCGGCGACCGAACCCGACCCGGGGCGGCGTTCGGCGACGGCCCTGGCGGGACCGGCGATGAGCCTCGCCTTCCTGCTCTTACTCGCCGCCCTCTACGCGCTGGCGCGTCCCGAGGCCGAGACCCTGCGGGCGGTGCTCGCGGTCTCGGTCCTCTTCCAGGGTACCGCCCTCATCCTCGGCCTGATGCCGGTGCCGGGACTCGACGGCTACGACATCCTTCGCCCCTGGCTCCCCAACGCCTGGGCCTGGACGGAGCGGATGGCCCGGCACTCCGGGTTCGTGCTGCTGGGACTGTTCCTCGTCTCCAGCGCCTTCAGCCGCCCGCTCTTCGGCGCCAGCCTGCGCCTGACCGCCGCCCTCGCGATCGATCTCTCCGACGTGATCGCCGGCTACCGGCTCATCCGCCTCTGGTGA
- a CDS encoding BA14K family protein — translation MKRILLASAALVGALAMIPVTADARPGGGGFRGGGGGFHGGGLGGGGFRGGLGGGGFRGGLAGGGFRGNGLGGGGFNRAGFGGGVGLAGGRGFRGGVAGFNRGGFNRAGYGGRGYGYRRGYGGIGLGVGLGLAGAGIGYGLGSAYGGYYGDDYYAGGYAPAYYGGGYGGYGTGYGGGYAPAGYGTETTTEVAPTGNDVAYCVQRFRSYDRRSGTYLGNDGQRHACP, via the coding sequence ATGAAGCGCATTCTTCTGGCGTCGGCCGCCCTGGTCGGCGCCCTCGCGATGATTCCCGTGACCGCCGATGCCCGTCCGGGCGGCGGTGGCTTCCGGGGCGGTGGCGGCGGGTTCCACGGTGGTGGGCTCGGCGGTGGCGGCTTCCGGGGCGGCCTCGGTGGCGGTGGTTTCCGGGGCGGCCTCGCGGGCGGCGGCTTCCGGGGCAACGGTCTCGGCGGCGGCGGCTTCAACCGCGCCGGCTTCGGTGGCGGCGTTGGGCTGGCCGGCGGCAGGGGCTTCCGGGGCGGCGTCGCCGGGTTCAATCGCGGCGGCTTCAACCGGGCCGGCTACGGCGGGCGGGGCTATGGCTACCGTCGTGGCTATGGCGGCATCGGGCTCGGTGTCGGCCTCGGGCTGGCGGGCGCCGGCATCGGCTACGGCCTCGGCAGCGCCTATGGCGGCTATTACGGCGACGATTACTACGCCGGCGGCTACGCACCAGCCTATTACGGGGGTGGTTACGGAGGGTACGGCACGGGTTACGGCGGCGGCTATGCCCCGGCCGGCTACGGTACTGAGACCACCACCGAGGTCGCCCCGACCGGCAACGACGTCGCCTATTGCGTCCAGCGCTTCCGGTCCTACGACCGCCGCAGCGGGACCTATCTCGGCAATGACGGCCAGCGCCACGCCTGCCCGTAA
- the thiC gene encoding phosphomethylpyrimidine synthase ThiC: MNAPVLPKDLPQGPPQAVTTGPIMGSRKVYAAVAGHDDVRVPFREITLSDPKEAPVRVYDPSGPYTETDARIDLHAGLPLVREPWIARRGYATVTPRAVKPEDNGFVPEDKLVAPCPATREIRKAGPGQMVTQYEFARAGIITEEMIYVAHRENLARETMLEGAQAALADGNSFGASLPGFITPEFVRDEVARGRAIIPANINHPEVEPMAIGRNFLVKINANIGNSAVTSSAAEEVEKLVWATRWGADTVMDLSTGRNIHNIRSWIVRNSPVPIGTVPIYQALEKVGGDPLKLDWEVFKDTLIEQAEQGIDYFTIHAGVRLAHVPLTARRVTGIVSRGGSIMARWCLAGHRESFLYERFDEICDIMRAYDVSFSLGDGLRPGSIADANDAAQFAELETLGALTKIAWDKGCQTMIEGPGHVPMHKIKVNMEKQLEECGEAPFYTLGPLTTDIAPGYDHITSGIGAAMIGWFGCAMLCYVTPKEHLGLPNRDDVKEGVITYKIAAHAADLAKGHPAAQLRDDALSRARFDFRWEDQFNLSLDPDTARAYHDETLPKDAHKVAHFCSMCGPKFCSMKITQDLRAEVLAMEAAGQVLGEAKPMSEAERAAGMAAKSAEFQAEGGKLYVDAAE; this comes from the coding sequence ATGAATGCACCCGTTCTCCCGAAGGATCTGCCGCAGGGCCCGCCGCAGGCGGTGACCACGGGCCCGATCATGGGCTCGCGCAAGGTCTATGCGGCGGTCGCCGGCCATGACGACGTGCGGGTGCCGTTCCGCGAGATTACCCTCAGCGATCCGAAGGAGGCCCCCGTGCGGGTCTACGACCCGTCCGGCCCCTACACGGAGACGGATGCGCGGATCGACCTCCATGCCGGCCTGCCCCTGGTGCGCGAGCCCTGGATCGCCCGGCGCGGCTACGCCACGGTGACGCCCCGCGCGGTCAAGCCCGAGGACAACGGCTTCGTGCCCGAGGACAAGCTCGTGGCCCCGTGTCCGGCCACCCGCGAGATCCGCAAGGCCGGCCCCGGCCAGATGGTGACGCAGTACGAGTTCGCCCGCGCCGGCATCATCACCGAGGAGATGATCTACGTCGCCCACCGCGAAAACCTCGCCCGCGAGACGATGCTCGAAGGCGCGCAGGCGGCGCTTGCCGACGGCAACAGCTTCGGCGCCTCCCTGCCGGGCTTCATCACGCCCGAGTTCGTGCGCGACGAGGTGGCCCGCGGCCGCGCGATCATCCCGGCCAACATCAACCACCCCGAGGTGGAGCCGATGGCGATCGGCCGGAACTTCCTCGTGAAGATCAACGCCAACATCGGCAATTCGGCCGTGACCTCGTCCGCCGCGGAGGAAGTCGAGAAGCTGGTCTGGGCGACCCGCTGGGGCGCCGACACGGTGATGGACCTGTCCACCGGCCGCAACATCCACAACATCCGCTCGTGGATCGTGCGCAACTCGCCGGTCCCGATCGGCACGGTGCCGATCTACCAGGCGCTGGAGAAGGTGGGCGGCGATCCGCTGAAGCTCGACTGGGAGGTCTTCAAGGATACCCTCATCGAGCAGGCCGAGCAGGGCATCGACTACTTCACCATCCATGCGGGCGTCCGCCTCGCCCACGTGCCGCTCACCGCGCGCCGGGTCACCGGCATCGTGAGCCGGGGCGGCTCGATCATGGCGCGCTGGTGCCTCGCCGGGCACCGCGAATCGTTCCTCTACGAGCGCTTCGACGAGATCTGCGACATCATGCGGGCCTACGACGTGTCGTTCTCGCTGGGCGACGGCCTGCGTCCCGGCTCCATCGCGGATGCCAACGACGCCGCGCAGTTCGCCGAACTGGAGACGCTCGGTGCGCTGACGAAAATCGCCTGGGACAAGGGCTGCCAGACCATGATCGAGGGCCCCGGCCACGTGCCGATGCACAAGATCAAGGTGAACATGGAAAAGCAGCTGGAGGAGTGCGGCGAGGCGCCGTTCTACACCCTCGGCCCGCTGACCACCGACATCGCGCCGGGCTACGACCACATCACGTCCGGCATCGGCGCGGCCATGATCGGCTGGTTCGGCTGCGCCATGCTCTGCTACGTCACGCCGAAGGAGCATCTCGGCCTGCCCAACCGCGACGACGTCAAGGAAGGCGTGATCACCTACAAGATCGCCGCCCATGCCGCCGATCTCGCCAAGGGCCACCCGGCGGCGCAGCTGCGCGACGACGCCCTCTCCCGCGCCCGGTTCGATTTCCGCTGGGAGGACCAGTTCAACCTGTCGCTCGATCCCGACACGGCGCGCGCCTACCACGACGAGACCCTGCCGAAGGACGCCCACAAGGTCGCGCATTTCTGCTCGATGTGCGGCCCGAAATTCTGCTCGATGAAGATCACGCAGGATCTGCGCGCCGAGGTTCTGGCGATGGAGGCGGCGGGTCAGGTGCTCGGCGAGGCGAAGCCCATGAGCGAGGCGGAGCGCGCGGCCGGCATGGCGGCGAAGTCCGCCGAGTTCCAGGCGGAGGGCGGCAAGCTCTACGTCGACGCGGCGGAGTAG
- a CDS encoding Y-family DNA polymerase: MPRIVSVWLEHWPITRLRRARASPSESGASGASDDGPMVVAAMEANGLRLIAVDPFARALGLAPGETLARARARIGTPIAVHAGDPEADAAALHRLCLWAKRYTPVVAPFGPAEGGDGFFLDIAGASHLLGGEAALLADLARRLAEHAIPARIALADTPACAFALARHGGGGLVAPPVPDETTGFTHPTGSAGPLSRKERDRVRCGPSPESAHTSPQPSPSRRGGTVAPLADDRSLVGIRSGDAPRRSPKGANSLVCQDGDSRGALDLPSGGRTAPYPGEHWRGPHILVPVGGNARALHALPVAALRLDPATAQALARLGLRRIGDLAAAPRAPLARRFGEALLLRLDQALGHRPEPLVTTGDPRDFQAARGFLEPIGQPETIVATATRLMEELAPRLDAAGLGARALRLSLTRVDGVVRTLDLGMSLPIRCPAQVARLLALRLDRLGPALDAGFGFETVELAVTATGTIAAHQGILVEAPGAAEGAEHLGDALRQRIGRRMMRLGFRASHLPEQAGTAEPWRTGRPNPDGSVPRLPPRPLVLLRRGEVAEDVIALAPDGPPHRFRWRRRVHRVAHADGPERIADEWWRAPGPTRDYYVVEDEAGRRLWVYREGFLTMDTPARWFVHGLFA; encoded by the coding sequence ATGCCGCGCATCGTTTCGGTCTGGCTGGAGCATTGGCCGATCACGCGGCTGAGGCGGGCCCGGGCGAGCCCCTCGGAGAGCGGCGCCTCCGGCGCGTCCGATGACGGCCCGATGGTGGTGGCCGCGATGGAGGCCAACGGCCTGCGCCTGATCGCGGTGGATCCCTTCGCCCGCGCCCTCGGCCTCGCCCCCGGCGAGACCCTGGCGCGGGCCCGCGCACGAATCGGCACGCCCATCGCCGTCCATGCCGGCGACCCAGAGGCGGATGCCGCCGCCCTGCACCGGCTCTGCCTCTGGGCCAAGCGCTACACCCCCGTCGTCGCCCCCTTCGGTCCGGCGGAGGGCGGGGACGGCTTCTTCCTCGACATCGCGGGGGCGAGCCACCTGCTCGGCGGCGAGGCCGCCCTGCTGGCCGATCTCGCCCGGCGGCTCGCCGAGCACGCGATCCCGGCCCGGATCGCGCTCGCCGACACGCCCGCCTGCGCCTTCGCCCTGGCCCGCCACGGCGGAGGCGGACTGGTCGCGCCCCCTGTCCCGGACGAAACGACGGGTTTCACGCATCCGACGGGCAGCGCGGGTCCCCTCTCCCGGAAGGAGAGGGACAGGGTGAGGTGTGGTCCATCTCCGGAAAGCGCACACACCTCACCCCAGCCCTCTCCTTCCAGGAGAGGGGGCACGGTTGCGCCTCTGGCGGACGATCGGAGCCTCGTCGGCATCCGATCTGGCGATGCTCCCCGGCGCAGCCCGAAGGGCGCAAATTCGTTGGTCTGCCAGGACGGCGACTCTCGTGGCGCCCTGGATCTTCCATCGGGAGGCCGGACCGCGCCGTATCCGGGGGAACACTGGCGTGGCCCGCATATCTTGGTTCCGGTCGGAGGCAACGCCCGGGCGCTGCACGCCCTGCCCGTCGCGGCCCTGCGCCTCGACCCCGCCACGGCGCAGGCCCTGGCTCGCCTTGGCCTGCGACGGATCGGCGACCTCGCCGCCGCGCCCCGGGCGCCGCTGGCCCGGCGCTTCGGCGAGGCCCTGCTCCTGCGGCTCGACCAGGCCCTCGGCCATCGGCCCGAACCCCTCGTCACCACCGGGGACCCGCGGGATTTCCAGGCTGCGCGCGGCTTCCTCGAACCGATCGGACAGCCGGAAACCATCGTCGCCACGGCCACGCGGCTGATGGAGGAACTGGCGCCCCGACTGGACGCGGCCGGCCTCGGTGCGCGGGCGCTGCGGCTGTCCCTGACCCGGGTCGATGGGGTGGTGCGCACCCTCGACCTCGGGATGAGCCTGCCGATCCGCTGCCCGGCCCAGGTCGCGCGCCTACTCGCCCTGCGTCTCGACCGCCTCGGCCCAGCCCTCGATGCCGGCTTCGGCTTCGAGACCGTAGAGCTCGCGGTGACCGCCACGGGCACGATCGCGGCGCATCAGGGAATACTGGTGGAGGCGCCCGGCGCTGCCGAAGGAGCCGAACATCTGGGCGATGCCCTGCGCCAGCGCATCGGCCGGCGGATGATGCGGCTCGGCTTCCGCGCGAGCCACCTGCCCGAGCAGGCCGGGACGGCGGAGCCCTGGCGCACGGGCCGCCCGAACCCCGACGGGAGCGTCCCCCGCCTGCCGCCCCGCCCCCTCGTGCTCCTGCGCCGAGGCGAGGTCGCAGAGGACGTGATCGCACTCGCCCCCGACGGGCCGCCCCATCGTTTCCGCTGGCGCCGCCGCGTTCACCGCGTCGCCCATGCGGACGGCCCCGAGCGCATCGCCGACGAATGGTGGCGGGCGCCCGGGCCGACGCGGGATTATTACGTGGTGGAGGACGAGGCCGGCCGCCGCCTCTGGGTCTACCGCGAGGGCTTCCTCACCATGGACACGCCCGCGCGCTGGTTCGTGCACGGGCTGTTCGCATGA
- a CDS encoding ImuA family protein gives MRHRPEEPPDPPTEASERTRPRAADGLPVDLAALRARVAAQEDTRIARGALPLGIHDVDARLAGGGLALGQLHEISPLAAGDEPAALGFALALVARHLARVRGEALLVAGQGHPLPYGHGLAGLGLDPGRLLLFEVGSDGDAYRALEEALRAQGLAAVAGLVDAALPLAQSRRLHLAAGHTDLLLLVLRPPGAESPNVATTRWRIAAGKALRDRFGCIERPCWQATLERSRNGRTGHWLLEWDHAAHRFGLAGALADHAAEAGPGEPLGERRLRRVR, from the coding sequence ATGCGTCACAGACCCGAAGAACCTCCCGATCCCCCGACGGAAGCATCGGAACGGACGCGTCCGCGGGCGGCGGACGGCCTGCCGGTGGATCTGGCGGCCCTGCGGGCCCGCGTGGCGGCACAGGAGGATACCCGCATCGCGCGGGGTGCCCTGCCCCTCGGGATCCACGATGTCGACGCACGTCTCGCGGGCGGGGGGCTCGCTCTCGGGCAGTTGCACGAGATCTCTCCCCTGGCGGCGGGCGATGAGCCGGCGGCCCTCGGCTTCGCCCTGGCGCTGGTGGCGCGCCACCTCGCCCGCGTGCGGGGCGAGGCGCTCCTCGTGGCGGGCCAGGGCCATCCCCTCCCCTACGGACATGGACTGGCCGGGCTCGGGCTCGACCCGGGGCGCCTGCTGCTGTTCGAGGTCGGCAGCGACGGCGACGCCTACCGCGCCCTGGAAGAGGCCCTGCGCGCGCAGGGGCTGGCCGCCGTGGCCGGTCTCGTGGACGCCGCCCTGCCCCTGGCCCAGAGCCGGCGGCTCCACTTGGCGGCCGGGCACACGGATCTGCTGCTCCTCGTCCTGCGCCCACCCGGGGCGGAGAGCCCCAACGTGGCGACGACGCGCTGGCGCATCGCCGCCGGCAAGGCCCTGCGTGACCGCTTCGGCTGCATCGAGCGGCCGTGCTGGCAGGCCACCCTCGAGCGGAGCCGCAACGGGCGGACCGGACACTGGCTCCTGGAGTGGGATCATGCCGCGCATCGTTTCGGTCTGGCTGGAGCATTGGCCGATCACGCGGCTGAGGCGGGCCCGGGCGAGCCCCTCGGAGAGCGGCGCCTCCGGCGCGTCCGATGA
- a CDS encoding collagen-like protein, which produces MRFARALVVLSGLITVAGALPAAAQPAPEQSRQGRPANDAAKARRAQGVSQPIQIYDARFENGDLRISGSVRKAGTVVVLDEDISVIADSRGRFVFRLPYVPTNCIAHLKAGEDEREATVANCGPAGQPGPKGEPGPTGPQGVTGPQGLAGLPGTQGPQGEAGPKGETGSKGEAGPRGEPGPKGEPGPKGEAGAMGQPGERGPAGPAGAPGAKGSPGQKGEPGQAGLAASAPAAPFRVVRQETCPATGCSVTCDGTEILASALCLKGGSAIVTAAPDGTLSAACPSESQGLVGLCARR; this is translated from the coding sequence ATGCGCTTCGCTCGTGCCCTCGTGGTCCTGTCGGGCCTGATCACCGTCGCGGGGGCGCTGCCCGCCGCCGCGCAGCCGGCCCCGGAACAGTCCCGGCAAGGCCGGCCCGCGAACGACGCCGCCAAGGCCCGGCGCGCGCAGGGCGTGTCGCAGCCGATCCAGATCTACGACGCGCGCTTCGAGAACGGCGACCTGCGCATCTCCGGCAGCGTGCGCAAGGCCGGCACCGTGGTGGTGCTCGACGAGGACATCTCGGTGATCGCCGACAGCCGGGGCCGCTTCGTCTTCCGCCTGCCCTACGTGCCCACCAACTGCATCGCTCATCTCAAGGCGGGCGAGGACGAGCGCGAGGCGACGGTCGCCAATTGCGGCCCCGCCGGCCAACCCGGACCGAAGGGCGAACCCGGCCCCACCGGCCCGCAGGGCGTGACGGGTCCGCAGGGTTTGGCGGGCCTGCCCGGCACCCAGGGGCCTCAGGGCGAGGCTGGCCCGAAAGGTGAGACTGGCTCGAAGGGTGAGGCTGGGCCCAGGGGCGAGCCGGGTCCAAAGGGCGAGCCGGGTCCGAAGGGCGAGGCGGGCGCCATGGGCCAGCCCGGCGAGCGCGGACCGGCGGGCCCCGCCGGTGCGCCGGGCGCGAAGGGGTCTCCGGGGCAGAAGGGCGAGCCGGGTCAGGCGGGGCTCGCAGCCAGCGCGCCCGCCGCGCCGTTCCGGGTGGTGCGGCAGGAGACCTGCCCGGCCACGGGCTGCAGCGTGACCTGCGACGGCACCGAGATCCTGGCCTCCGCCCTCTGCCTCAAGGGCGGCAGCGCCATCGTGACGGCGGCGCCGGACGGGACCTTGAGCGCCGCCTGCCCCAGTGAGAGTCAGGGCCTGGTCGGCCTCTGCGCCCGGCGCTGA
- a CDS encoding molecular chaperone DjiA, which yields MSVGIWGKLGGAGLGLAIGGPLGGLVGGVAGHFLLDREGALFGATPRDVVFTTGLVALAAKMAKSDGVVTPAEVEAFAKVVQVDERARPGVQRLFDLAKGTANGFEAYARQLATTFHDEPALLEDVLDGLFHIAKADGAIHEAEERYLRAVAETFGYDEAAFRRIAARHVRLADDPYLVLGLDPDVDDAALKAAHRALVVENHPDRAIARGLPPEAVAIATSRLAAINAAYDRISAERGLR from the coding sequence ATGAGCGTGGGAATCTGGGGCAAGCTCGGGGGCGCCGGCCTCGGCCTGGCCATCGGCGGGCCCCTGGGCGGCCTCGTCGGCGGTGTCGCCGGACATTTCCTGTTGGATCGCGAGGGGGCGCTGTTCGGCGCCACCCCCCGGGATGTGGTCTTCACCACCGGACTCGTGGCGCTCGCCGCCAAGATGGCGAAATCCGACGGCGTGGTGACGCCGGCCGAGGTCGAGGCCTTCGCCAAGGTGGTGCAGGTGGATGAGCGGGCGCGGCCCGGCGTGCAGCGCCTGTTCGATCTGGCCAAGGGCACGGCGAACGGCTTCGAGGCCTATGCCCGGCAACTGGCCACCACCTTCCACGACGAGCCGGCCCTGCTGGAAGACGTGCTCGACGGCCTGTTCCACATCGCCAAGGCGGACGGCGCCATCCACGAGGCGGAGGAGCGTTATCTCCGCGCGGTGGCCGAGACCTTCGGCTACGACGAGGCCGCCTTCCGGCGCATCGCCGCCCGGCATGTCCGGCTCGCGGACGACCCCTACCTCGTACTGGGCCTCGACCCCGACGTGGACGACGCCGCCCTCAAGGCGGCGCACCGTGCCCTGGTGGTGGAGAACCACCCCGACCGCGCCATCGCCCGCGGCCTGCCGCCGGAGGCGGTGGCCATCGCCACGAGCCGCCTCGCCGCCATCAACGCGGCCTATGACCGGATCAGCGCCGAGCGGGGTCTCCGATGA
- a CDS encoding N-acetylmuramoyl-L-alanine amidase, which produces MKPTPESPAATSVHPSPNHGERRGGPVDLLILHYTGMESAAAALQRLANPVAEVSAHYVVLEDGRVVQMVPEGRRAWHAGQASWAGISDVNSRSLGVEIVNGGHAGGLPPYPEPQLAAVIALCGDLAKRWSLAPHRVLAHSDIAPERKEDPGEHFPWERLARDGIGHWVPPAPIRDGRFFAQGDAGPPIEALQAMFALYGYDLPVTGTFDARMAAVVTAFQRHFRPARVDGVADASTITTLRDLIAALPRRG; this is translated from the coding sequence ATGAAACCGACGCCCGAGAGCCCCGCCGCCACCAGCGTCCATCCCTCGCCGAATCACGGCGAGCGGCGCGGCGGGCCGGTGGACCTCCTCATCCTGCACTATACGGGCATGGAAAGCGCGGCCGCCGCCCTCCAGCGCCTCGCCAATCCGGTGGCGGAGGTCTCGGCCCACTACGTGGTGCTGGAGGACGGGCGCGTCGTGCAGATGGTGCCGGAGGGCCGCCGGGCCTGGCATGCCGGCCAGGCGTCCTGGGCGGGGATCAGCGACGTCAATTCGCGCTCGCTCGGCGTCGAGATCGTCAATGGCGGCCATGCGGGCGGCCTGCCGCCCTATCCGGAGCCACAGCTCGCGGCCGTGATCGCCCTGTGCGGCGACCTCGCGAAGCGCTGGAGCCTCGCCCCGCACCGGGTGCTCGCCCATTCCGACATCGCGCCCGAGCGCAAGGAGGATCCCGGCGAGCACTTTCCCTGGGAGCGGCTCGCCCGCGACGGCATCGGCCACTGGGTGCCCCCGGCCCCGATCCGGGACGGGCGCTTCTTCGCGCAAGGGGATGCGGGCCCGCCGATCGAGGCACTCCAGGCGATGTTCGCCCTCTACGGCTACGACCTGCCGGTGACCGGAACCTTCGACGCCCGCATGGCCGCGGTGGTGACGGCGTTCCAGCGCCATTTCCGGCCGGCCCGGGTCGACGGTGTCGCCGATGCCTCCACCATCACGACCCTGCGGGACCTGATCGCGGCACTACCGCGCCGAGGCTGA
- a CDS encoding TerC family protein, translating to MIDFLYYDWLGKPVWMWLGFHALVAGLLAFDLGLLHRDKNHEIGVKESLLLTAFYFTLGMIFGGWVWWYLGPQAGQEYVAGLVVEKSLSMDNVFVIAVILTSLGIPRASQHRVLVWGILAAVLLRGLMIGLGAALVHQAAWVLSIFAAFLIFAGVKMLVSKDEEPGDIRENRAVRLLQRVLRITPELHGQRFVVRKPDPKTGKTALWLTPLALALILVNGADVIFAVDSVPAIFAITTDTFVVYTSNIFAILGLRALYFALAAMVDRFAYLKTALAFILIFIGGKIVVADTFDLVHVPPWVSLAVTVVFLIAGVSYSLWRTRGAVTEEAHGHGGGAVQHRA from the coding sequence ATGATCGATTTTCTGTATTACGACTGGCTCGGCAAGCCCGTGTGGATGTGGCTCGGGTTCCACGCCCTGGTCGCCGGGTTGCTGGCTTTCGATCTCGGGCTGCTGCACCGGGACAAGAACCACGAGATCGGCGTGAAGGAGAGTCTTCTCCTCACCGCCTTCTACTTCACCCTCGGGATGATCTTCGGCGGCTGGGTCTGGTGGTACCTCGGGCCGCAGGCGGGCCAGGAATACGTCGCCGGCCTCGTGGTCGAGAAGTCGCTGTCGATGGACAACGTCTTCGTCATTGCGGTCATCCTCACCTCACTGGGCATCCCGCGCGCCTCGCAGCATCGCGTGCTGGTCTGGGGCATCCTCGCCGCCGTGCTGCTGCGCGGCCTGATGATCGGCCTCGGCGCGGCCCTGGTGCATCAGGCGGCCTGGGTCCTGTCGATCTTCGCGGCCTTCCTCATCTTCGCCGGCGTGAAGATGCTGGTCTCGAAGGACGAGGAGCCGGGCGACATCCGCGAGAACCGGGCCGTGCGCCTCTTGCAGCGCGTCCTGCGCATCACCCCCGAGCTGCACGGGCAGCGCTTCGTGGTGCGCAAGCCCGACCCGAAGACCGGCAAGACCGCCCTCTGGCTGACGCCCCTGGCCCTGGCGCTGATCCTCGTGAACGGCGCCGACGTGATCTTCGCCGTCGACAGCGTGCCGGCGATCTTCGCCATCACCACCGACACCTTCGTGGTCTACACCTCCAACATCTTCGCGATCCTCGGGCTTCGCGCCCTCTACTTCGCGCTGGCCGCGATGGTGGACCGCTTCGCCTATCTCAAGACGGCACTGGCGTTCATCCTGATCTTCATCGGCGGAAAGATCGTGGTCGCCGACACCTTCGACCTCGTCCACGTGCCGCCGTGGGTGTCGCTGGCCGTCACCGTCGTCTTCCTGATCGCCGGCGTCAGCTACAGCCTGTGGCGCACCCGCGGCGCGGTGACGGAGGAAGCGCACGGACATGGCGGCGGGGCCGTGCAGCACCGGGCTTGA